A single genomic interval of Mycobacterium sp. DL592 harbors:
- a CDS encoding VOC family protein: MSIDHVLAVIPVSDVDKSAQWYADLFGRPADNNPMPTLVEWQVRPGAWVQVFSEPDKAGNGLLNFAVSDLEAHLAELRGRGLEPGSALDADKGVRLSKLTDPDGNEITIIGGFRVEY, encoded by the coding sequence ATGTCGATTGACCACGTGCTGGCCGTGATCCCGGTGAGCGACGTCGACAAGAGCGCCCAGTGGTACGCGGATCTGTTCGGCCGACCGGCCGACAACAACCCCATGCCGACGCTCGTCGAGTGGCAGGTCCGCCCCGGTGCCTGGGTGCAGGTGTTCAGCGAACCGGACAAGGCGGGCAACGGACTGCTCAACTTTGCCGTCAGCGACCTCGAGGCCCACCTGGCCGAACTGCGCGGCCGCGGACTCGAGCCCGGCAGTGCGCTCGACGCCGACAAAGGTGTGCGGTTGTCGAAGCTCACCGATCCGGACGGCAACGAGATCACCATCATCGGGGGCTTTCGCGTCGAGTACTAA
- a CDS encoding YibE/F family protein: protein MTHSHSHPHIGPAPLSPLAARIVAIALAVIGLAVVIGAVLLWPSNAKVDIPLPFQNAAGGAVTTEGGRVVSTSLADCGSPSAGQVLTTTPAAGLPGSGSCVQNIVSIDTGPNRGATTMLEFSPGPGQPNLLAGDNIRIFRQVDQQGATSYGFYDYERTWPLIALAAVFAIVIVAVARWRGLRAMIGIVVAFLVLVIFMLPALRDGSPAVPVALVASAAILYTALYLAHGVSLRTSAALLGTLTAMLLSALLSWGAIELAHLTGLSEDQNNVVAASMGHVSIKGLLLAGFIIGSLGVLNDVTITQASAVFELAHLGHGSRRQIFLRAMRIGSDHIASTVYTLVLAYAGSSLSLLLLFSVANRSLADVLTSESVAIEIARSAVGGIALALAVPLTTGIAAILATPAPPAPAGHRHSLP, encoded by the coding sequence GTGACGCACTCACACTCGCATCCGCACATCGGTCCGGCCCCGCTGAGTCCCCTGGCGGCCAGGATCGTGGCGATCGCCCTGGCCGTGATCGGCCTGGCGGTGGTCATCGGCGCGGTGCTGCTGTGGCCGAGCAACGCCAAAGTCGACATCCCGCTGCCGTTCCAGAACGCCGCGGGCGGCGCGGTGACCACGGAGGGCGGCCGGGTGGTCTCGACCAGCCTGGCCGACTGCGGAAGTCCGTCAGCGGGTCAGGTGCTCACCACCACACCGGCTGCGGGCTTACCCGGCAGCGGAAGCTGTGTGCAGAACATCGTCTCGATCGACACCGGCCCCAACCGCGGCGCCACCACCATGCTGGAGTTCTCACCGGGACCGGGACAGCCGAACTTGTTGGCCGGGGACAACATTCGTATCTTCCGGCAGGTCGACCAGCAAGGCGCGACCAGCTACGGCTTCTACGACTACGAGCGCACCTGGCCCCTGATCGCGTTGGCGGCGGTGTTTGCGATCGTCATCGTCGCGGTGGCCCGCTGGCGCGGGTTGCGGGCGATGATCGGCATCGTCGTCGCGTTCCTGGTGCTGGTGATCTTCATGCTGCCCGCCCTCCGTGACGGTTCACCGGCGGTGCCGGTGGCGCTGGTGGCCTCGGCGGCAATTCTCTACACGGCGCTGTACCTGGCACACGGCGTGAGCCTGCGCACCAGCGCGGCACTGCTCGGCACCCTGACAGCAATGTTGCTGTCCGCCCTACTGTCCTGGGGCGCAATCGAACTCGCACATCTGACCGGGCTGTCCGAAGACCAGAACAACGTGGTGGCCGCATCCATGGGCCACGTGTCGATCAAGGGACTGCTGCTGGCCGGATTCATCATCGGCTCCCTCGGCGTGCTCAACGACGTCACCATCACCCAAGCCTCCGCCGTGTTCGAACTGGCTCATCTGGGCCACGGGTCGCGCCGTCAGATCTTCTTGCGCGCCATGCGAATTGGCAGCGACCATATCGCCAGCACGGTCTACACCCTGGTGCTGGCCTATGCCGGTAGCTCGCTGTCGTTGCTGCTGCTGTTCAGCGTGGCCAACAGGTCACTGGCTGATGTGCTGACCAGTGAGAGCGTGGCCATCGAAATCGCCCGCTCGGCGGTGGGCGGTATCGCCCTGGCGCTGGCCGTGCCGTTGACCACGGGGATCGCCGCGATTCTGGCCACTCCTGCTCCGCCGGCTCCTGCAGGTCACCGCCACAGCCTGCCCTGA
- a CDS encoding bifunctional diguanylate cyclase/phosphodiesterase → MVRTAHAATAAVVVFLTFVAWIVGGLSQGLTLKTVDDVVFIFLTVPSVGLAAMAAKAAHGRLRVAWIAMAVGLLGWALGDILWTYYELAVDEVPFPSLADVAYLVMPVAFCVALLLFPADDSARFRGRMLLDGLIVAGSLFLASWVTILNPLYQAGGDSTLALVISLAYPISDVVILTIAAIAAVRAAPEQRLVLSLLTAAMACIALSDSAFAYLSAKAEYTTGNVIDIGWVAGLLFIMVAAVASRDAPHQRNGALSLPGWASIWFPYAPLLLAGVVAAAEPPQMFQTPLVEIVGALVVVTVLARQFLAVSDNRRLLKVVAEQALRDPLTGLGNRSMFSERLNHAMQQRARENTSVSLIALDLNDFKLVNDAMGHPAGDELLNRVGERVLGCVRNSDTVARLGGDEFVVLVEGDATYADHVARRVVESFDKPFVIDGREVFIRPSVGLAVADIDHPALTAEELLKRADVAMYSAKKSRAAAVQLFAPDMPVDAHADDGLFTRLGAMSSAADQGGTPLLAELRQAIDQFELTLLYQPKFDVRTLQIVGVEALVRWPHPERGLLGPDQFLPMVRRHGLMGSITDLVINMALDDARHFHRVAAGLPVAVNVSAPLFADPHLPARIARALDDRRLSPAVLSLEITEDLLLGNMEKTQQVLDELRRNGIRIAIDDFGSGYSTLSYLCELPVDEVKLDRKLVASVAEDIRVSTVVRHVVDLAHELGLVTVAEGVEDAESAARVAALGCDVVQGFHFSPPVTPAELLRLLQAPVADRSAAENSNAHF, encoded by the coding sequence TTGGTCAGGACGGCGCATGCTGCCACCGCCGCGGTGGTCGTATTCCTCACCTTCGTCGCGTGGATCGTCGGTGGGCTATCCCAGGGCTTGACGCTGAAAACCGTCGACGACGTCGTCTTCATCTTTTTGACTGTCCCCTCGGTAGGTCTTGCCGCGATGGCAGCCAAGGCGGCCCACGGCCGGCTCCGGGTGGCGTGGATCGCGATGGCGGTCGGGCTACTTGGCTGGGCTCTCGGCGACATCCTGTGGACCTACTACGAACTCGCTGTCGACGAGGTTCCGTTCCCGTCGCTGGCCGATGTGGCATATCTCGTGATGCCCGTCGCGTTCTGCGTGGCGCTGCTGTTGTTCCCCGCCGACGACAGCGCCCGGTTCCGCGGCCGCATGCTCCTCGACGGTCTGATCGTGGCGGGCTCCCTGTTCCTCGCCAGCTGGGTCACGATCCTCAACCCGCTCTATCAGGCGGGCGGTGACAGCACGCTTGCGTTGGTCATCTCGCTGGCCTATCCGATATCGGACGTGGTCATCCTGACCATCGCCGCAATCGCGGCAGTCCGGGCGGCACCCGAGCAGCGCCTGGTGCTCAGCCTGCTGACCGCAGCAATGGCATGTATTGCGCTGTCGGACAGTGCGTTTGCCTACCTCTCCGCCAAGGCTGAATACACCACTGGGAATGTGATCGACATCGGTTGGGTCGCCGGACTGCTGTTCATCATGGTGGCGGCTGTCGCAAGCCGGGATGCGCCCCACCAGAGGAACGGTGCGCTGTCCCTTCCAGGATGGGCGTCGATCTGGTTCCCCTACGCACCGCTGTTGCTGGCCGGCGTCGTCGCTGCGGCGGAGCCACCCCAAATGTTCCAGACGCCGTTGGTCGAAATAGTCGGGGCGCTGGTGGTGGTCACAGTCCTGGCCAGGCAGTTCCTCGCCGTCAGCGACAATCGTCGGCTGCTGAAGGTGGTGGCGGAGCAGGCGCTGCGCGATCCGCTGACCGGGCTCGGTAACCGCTCGATGTTCTCCGAGCGACTCAACCACGCGATGCAGCAGCGCGCACGCGAGAACACCTCGGTCAGTCTGATCGCGTTGGACCTCAACGACTTCAAGCTCGTCAACGATGCGATGGGACATCCAGCCGGCGACGAGTTGCTCAACCGGGTCGGTGAACGAGTGCTGGGCTGCGTGCGTAACAGCGACACAGTGGCCCGACTCGGCGGCGACGAGTTCGTGGTGTTGGTCGAAGGCGACGCCACCTACGCCGACCACGTCGCCCGCCGGGTCGTGGAGTCGTTCGACAAACCTTTCGTCATCGACGGCCGCGAGGTGTTCATCCGCCCCAGCGTCGGCTTGGCGGTCGCCGACATCGACCACCCCGCACTGACGGCCGAGGAACTGCTCAAACGGGCAGATGTGGCGATGTACTCGGCCAAGAAGTCGCGGGCGGCCGCGGTCCAGCTGTTCGCACCCGACATGCCGGTTGACGCGCACGCCGATGACGGTTTGTTCACCCGGCTGGGCGCGATGTCCTCCGCCGCCGACCAAGGCGGCACACCGTTGCTGGCCGAACTTCGCCAAGCCATCGACCAATTCGAACTCACATTGCTCTACCAGCCCAAGTTCGACGTGCGCACCCTGCAGATCGTGGGAGTCGAAGCCCTGGTGCGCTGGCCGCACCCCGAGCGCGGGCTGCTGGGTCCCGACCAATTCCTGCCCATGGTCCGGCGGCATGGGCTGATGGGATCCATCACCGATCTGGTGATCAACATGGCCCTCGACGATGCGCGGCACTTCCATCGCGTCGCGGCGGGTCTCCCGGTGGCGGTCAACGTCTCGGCGCCGCTGTTCGCTGATCCGCACCTGCCCGCCCGGATCGCCCGCGCACTGGACGACCGGCGTCTGAGCCCGGCGGTACTGAGCCTGGAGATCACCGAAGACCTCCTGCTGGGCAACATGGAGAAGACGCAGCAGGTTTTAGATGAGCTGCGCCGCAACGGAATACGCATTGCGATCGACGACTTCGGAAGTGGCTACTCCACCTTGTCCTATCTGTGCGAGCTGCCCGTCGACGAAGTGAAGCTGGATCGCAAGCTGGTGGCTTCCGTCGCCGAGGACATTCGGGTCAGCACTGTGGTGCGACACGTCGTCGACCTCGCCCACGAATTGGGCCTCGTCACCGTCGCTGAAGGCGTCGAGGACGCCGAGTCCGCGGCCCGCGTTGCCGCACTGGGCTGTGATGTGGTCCAGGGTTTCCATTTCAGCCCCCCGGTGACCCCAGCGGAGCTTCTGCGCCTGCTGCAGGCGCCCGTCGCCGATCGTTCGGCCGCCGAGAACTCGAACGCACACTTCTGA
- a CDS encoding pyridoxal phosphate-dependent aminotransferase, which produces MHRDGTILHVSTHQLPWHGTQHPRQRTFAQSTKLQDVLYEIRGPVHDHAARLESEGHRILKLNIGNPAPFGFEAPDVIMRDMIQALPTAQGYSDSKGILSARRAVVTRYELVDGFPRFDVDSVFLGNGVSELITMTLQALLDNGDQVLIPAPDYPLWTASTSLAGGTPVHYLCDETNGWQPDLADLESKITDRTKALVVINPNNPTGAVYSREVLTQMAELARKHQLLLLADEIYDKILYDDAQHIPLATVAPDQLCLTFNGLSKAYRVAGYRSGWLVITGPTDHATSFIEGISLLANMRLCPNVPAQHAIQVALGGHQSIEDLVLPGGRLLEQRDLAWAKLNEIPGVSCVKPEGALYVFPRLDPEVHDIVDDEKLVLDLLLQEKILVTQGTGFNWPAPDHLRIVTLPWSRDLSNAIERLGNFLAGYRQ; this is translated from the coding sequence TTGCACCGAGATGGGACAATTCTTCACGTGAGCACTCATCAGCTGCCGTGGCACGGCACGCAGCATCCGCGGCAGCGCACGTTCGCGCAGTCGACCAAGCTGCAGGACGTCCTCTACGAGATCCGCGGCCCGGTACACGACCACGCCGCGCGCCTGGAGTCCGAGGGTCACCGGATCCTGAAGCTCAACATCGGCAATCCCGCCCCGTTCGGTTTCGAGGCGCCCGACGTGATCATGCGCGACATGATCCAGGCGCTGCCCACCGCGCAGGGTTACTCGGACTCCAAGGGCATCCTGAGCGCCCGGCGCGCGGTCGTCACCCGCTACGAGCTAGTCGACGGGTTCCCCCGGTTCGACGTCGACTCGGTGTTCCTGGGCAACGGCGTGTCCGAACTCATCACGATGACCTTGCAGGCGTTGCTGGACAACGGCGACCAAGTGCTCATCCCGGCGCCGGACTACCCGCTGTGGACGGCGTCGACCTCACTGGCCGGCGGTACCCCGGTGCACTACCTGTGCGACGAGACCAACGGCTGGCAGCCTGATCTCGCGGACCTGGAGTCCAAGATCACCGACCGGACCAAGGCGCTGGTCGTCATCAACCCGAACAACCCCACCGGCGCGGTGTACAGCCGTGAGGTGCTGACCCAGATGGCCGAGCTGGCCCGCAAGCACCAGTTGCTGCTGCTAGCCGATGAGATCTACGACAAGATCCTCTACGACGACGCCCAGCACATCCCGCTGGCGACGGTCGCACCCGACCAGCTGTGCCTGACTTTCAACGGCCTGTCCAAGGCCTACCGGGTCGCCGGCTACCGGTCCGGCTGGCTGGTGATCACCGGGCCCACCGATCACGCCACCAGTTTCATCGAGGGCATCAGCCTGCTCGCCAACATGCGGCTGTGCCCGAATGTGCCTGCGCAGCATGCCATTCAGGTGGCCCTCGGCGGACACCAGAGCATCGAGGATCTGGTTCTGCCCGGCGGCAGGCTGCTCGAGCAGCGCGACCTGGCCTGGGCCAAACTAAACGAGATCCCCGGCGTTTCCTGTGTGAAGCCCGAGGGCGCGCTGTACGTCTTCCCCCGCCTCGATCCCGAGGTGCACGACATCGTCGACGACGAGAAGCTAGTGCTCGACCTGCTGCTGCAGGAGAAGATCCTGGTCACCCAGGGCACCGGGTTCAACTGGCCCGCGCCCGACCATCTGCGGATCGTGACGCTGCCCTGGTCGCGGGATCTGTCCAACGCCATCGAACGGCTGGGCAACTTCCTGGCCGGCTACCGCCAGTAA
- a CDS encoding nuclear transport factor 2 family protein, protein MSTSEIATVLAWHDALNSSDLDTLVSLSSDDIEIGDATGAAQGHAALRAWAQRTDAAIEVGQIYYHDGVVVVEEQLTSKTDPAETSTAASAFRVVHDHVTSVFRHDTLAAALEATELTDEDLQV, encoded by the coding sequence ATGAGCACTTCGGAGATCGCCACCGTTCTCGCCTGGCATGACGCACTGAACTCCTCGGACCTCGACACCCTGGTGTCGCTGTCCAGCGACGACATCGAGATCGGCGACGCCACCGGCGCTGCCCAGGGCCATGCCGCGCTCCGGGCGTGGGCGCAACGCACCGACGCGGCCATCGAAGTCGGCCAGATCTACTACCACGACGGCGTCGTCGTCGTCGAAGAGCAACTGACCTCGAAAACCGACCCCGCCGAGACAAGCACCGCCGCATCGGCGTTCCGCGTGGTGCACGACCACGTCACCTCGGTGTTCCGTCACGACACCCTGGCCGCCGCGCTGGAGGCCACCGAACTGACAGACGAAGACCTCCAGGTCTGA
- a CDS encoding UDP-glucose/GDP-mannose dehydrogenase family protein — protein MRCTVFGTGYLGATHAAGMAALGHEVVGVDIDPGKIAKLSAGDIPFYEPGLAKVLRDNLSAGRLQFTTDYELAADFADVHFLGVGTPQKKGEYGADLRHVNAVIDELVPRLTRPSVIVGKSTVPVGTAADLVRRAQSLTRDGLDVEIAWNPEFLREGFAVHDTLHPDRIVVGVQQDSQRAEAALRELYAPLLAEDVPFLLTDLQTAELVKVSANAFLATKISFINAISEVCEAAGADVRVLADALGYDPRIGRRFLNAGLGFGGGCLPKDIRAFMARAGELGANHALTFLREVDSINMRRRTRMVELTTTACGGSLLGANIAVLGAAFKPESDDVRDSPALNVAGMLQLNGATVNVYDPKAMENSQRLFPTLNYSTSALEACDRADAVLVLTEWQEFLDLEPQALATTVRARVVVDGRNCLDSGRWADAGWKVYALGRPPA, from the coding sequence ATGCGATGCACAGTGTTTGGCACGGGCTACCTGGGGGCGACGCACGCCGCCGGCATGGCCGCACTGGGACACGAGGTCGTCGGTGTCGACATCGACCCCGGCAAGATCGCGAAGCTCTCCGCCGGTGACATCCCGTTCTACGAACCGGGCCTGGCAAAAGTATTACGGGACAACCTCTCTGCTGGACGTCTGCAGTTCACCACCGACTACGAGCTGGCGGCCGATTTCGCCGACGTGCACTTCCTCGGCGTCGGAACGCCCCAGAAGAAGGGCGAATACGGCGCGGATCTGCGCCACGTCAACGCGGTGATCGACGAGTTGGTGCCCCGGCTGACCCGGCCCTCGGTGATCGTGGGCAAATCCACTGTGCCCGTGGGTACCGCCGCCGATCTGGTGCGTCGCGCGCAATCGTTGACCCGCGACGGCTTGGACGTCGAGATCGCGTGGAACCCGGAGTTCCTGCGCGAAGGATTCGCCGTACACGACACCCTGCATCCCGACCGGATTGTCGTTGGAGTGCAACAGGATTCGCAGCGTGCCGAGGCTGCGCTGCGCGAACTGTACGCTCCGCTTCTCGCCGAGGACGTGCCGTTCCTGCTCACCGACCTGCAGACCGCCGAATTGGTGAAGGTGTCGGCGAATGCGTTTCTGGCCACCAAGATCTCCTTCATCAACGCGATCTCGGAGGTCTGTGAGGCCGCCGGCGCCGACGTGCGGGTGCTGGCCGACGCGCTCGGCTACGACCCGCGCATCGGCCGCCGATTCCTCAACGCGGGCCTGGGCTTCGGCGGCGGGTGCCTGCCGAAAGACATCCGCGCGTTCATGGCCCGCGCCGGCGAACTGGGCGCCAACCATGCCCTGACGTTCCTGCGCGAGGTCGACAGCATCAACATGCGCCGCCGCACCCGCATGGTGGAGCTGACCACCACCGCCTGCGGCGGGTCGTTGCTGGGCGCCAACATCGCAGTCCTGGGTGCGGCGTTCAAGCCCGAATCCGACGACGTGCGCGACTCTCCGGCGCTGAACGTGGCCGGCATGCTCCAACTCAACGGTGCCACGGTCAACGTCTACGACCCCAAGGCGATGGAGAACTCGCAGCGGCTGTTTCCGACGCTGAACTACTCGACGTCGGCGCTGGAGGCCTGCGATCGCGCCGACGCGGTGCTGGTGCTGACCGAGTGGCAGGAGTTCCTCGACCTCGAGCCGCAGGCCCTCGCCACGACGGTGCGGGCCAGGGTCGTCGTCGACGGTCGCAACTGTCTCGACAGCGGGCGCTGGGCCGATGCCGGCTGGAAGGTCTATGCGCTGGGTCGACCACCCGCGTAA
- a CDS encoding heterodisulfide reductase-related iron-sulfur binding cluster has product MTALDWGRLVVGLLATAIVLVFAARRVQFLTKLIRSGQPVGDEAGRKDDIPARIKAQFTEVFGQKKLLKWSIPGIAHFFTMWGFFILATVYLEAYGVLFNPEFHIPLVGRWNALGFLQDFFAVAVLLGILVFTIIRLRSEPKEYGRSSRFYGSHTGGAWLILFMIFLVIATYAFFRGASVNALGDAFPYGWGAFFSHGMAALLAPLGTTANVWIETIALMGHIGVMLAFLLIVLHSKHLHIGLAPINVTFKRLPNGLGPLLPVEYKGEPVNFEDPAEDAVLGRGKIEDFTWKGYLDFTTCTECGRCQSQCPAWNTGKPLSPKLVIMNLRDHLFAKAPYIIGGKPMPSGENEAEQFASAEGGFVETKHDAHDHVPESGFERVLGSGPAQATRPLVGTAEQLGVIDPDVLWSCTTCGACVEQCPVDIEHIDHIVDMRRYQVMMESEFPGELGVLYKNLESKGNPWGQNAKERLTWIDEVDFDVPVYGKDVESFAGFEYLFWVGCAGAYEDRAKKTTKAVAELLSAAGVKFLVLGDGETCNGDSARRSGNEFLFQQLAGQNVETLNGLFEGVERVDRKIVVTCPHCFNTLGREYPQVGGTYTVVHHTQLLNRLIRDKKLVPVKPVEGGANVTYHDPCYLGRHNKVYDAPRELIGASGAQLTEMPRHADRGLCCGAGGARMWMEEHIGKRVNHERVDEALALDPAKIATGCPFCRVMITDGVGDREKADEVEVLDVAQLLLGTLDLSSVTLPEKGAAAKAAAAAAPVAAPPAPKAEPAPAPAETAEPAAAAPAAPVKEAAPVKGLGIAGGAKRPGAKKAAAPAAEAAPAAEAPATEAPTAAAAPVKGLGIASGAKRPGAKKAAAAPVAQAAPAAEAPAAEAPAPAAEAPAAPAVPVKGLGIAAGARRPGAKKASAPAPSAPAAPAPAEAAPAAEPAPAAQTTPEPAADPEPAVEVKGLGIARGARPPGKKR; this is encoded by the coding sequence CCGCGTGCAGTTCTTGACCAAGCTGATCCGGTCGGGTCAGCCCGTCGGTGACGAGGCCGGTCGCAAGGACGACATCCCCGCTCGAATCAAAGCGCAGTTCACCGAAGTCTTCGGTCAGAAGAAGCTGCTGAAGTGGTCCATCCCCGGCATCGCGCACTTCTTCACCATGTGGGGCTTCTTCATTCTTGCCACGGTGTATCTCGAGGCCTACGGCGTCCTTTTCAACCCGGAGTTCCACATTCCGCTCGTCGGCCGCTGGAACGCCCTGGGCTTCCTGCAGGACTTCTTCGCCGTCGCCGTACTGCTGGGCATCCTCGTCTTCACCATCATCCGGCTCCGGTCGGAGCCCAAGGAGTACGGCCGCTCGTCGCGCTTCTACGGCTCGCACACCGGCGGCGCCTGGCTGATCCTGTTCATGATCTTCCTGGTGATCGCCACCTACGCGTTTTTCCGCGGGGCCTCGGTCAACGCCCTCGGTGACGCCTTCCCCTACGGCTGGGGTGCATTCTTCTCCCACGGTATGGCGGCACTGCTGGCTCCGCTGGGCACCACCGCCAACGTGTGGATCGAGACCATCGCGCTGATGGGCCACATCGGCGTCATGCTGGCCTTCCTGCTGATCGTGCTGCACTCCAAGCACCTGCACATCGGGCTCGCGCCGATCAACGTCACCTTCAAGCGGCTGCCCAACGGCCTGGGACCCCTACTGCCCGTCGAGTACAAGGGCGAGCCGGTCAACTTCGAGGATCCCGCCGAGGACGCCGTGCTCGGCCGCGGCAAGATCGAGGACTTCACCTGGAAGGGCTACCTCGACTTCACCACCTGTACCGAGTGCGGCCGCTGCCAGTCGCAGTGCCCGGCGTGGAACACCGGAAAGCCGTTGTCTCCCAAACTCGTCATCATGAACCTGCGCGACCACCTGTTCGCCAAGGCGCCCTACATCATCGGCGGCAAGCCGATGCCGAGCGGTGAGAACGAGGCCGAACAGTTCGCCTCTGCCGAGGGAGGCTTCGTCGAGACCAAGCACGACGCCCACGATCACGTTCCCGAGTCCGGCTTCGAGCGCGTGCTGGGCTCCGGCCCGGCGCAGGCCACCCGCCCGCTGGTCGGAACCGCCGAGCAGCTCGGCGTCATCGACCCCGACGTGCTGTGGTCGTGCACCACCTGCGGTGCGTGCGTCGAGCAGTGCCCGGTGGACATCGAGCACATCGACCACATCGTCGACATGCGCCGCTACCAGGTGATGATGGAGTCGGAGTTCCCCGGCGAGCTCGGGGTGCTCTACAAGAACCTGGAGAGCAAGGGCAACCCTTGGGGCCAGAACGCCAAGGAACGCCTCACCTGGATCGACGAAGTCGACTTCGACGTGCCGGTCTACGGCAAGGACGTCGAGTCCTTCGCCGGCTTCGAGTACCTGTTCTGGGTCGGCTGCGCCGGCGCCTACGAAGACCGCGCGAAGAAGACCACCAAGGCGGTCGCCGAGCTGCTGTCGGCGGCCGGGGTCAAGTTCCTGGTGCTCGGCGACGGCGAGACCTGCAATGGCGACTCGGCCCGCCGCTCCGGCAACGAGTTCCTGTTCCAGCAGCTCGCCGGACAGAACGTCGAGACCCTCAACGGCCTGTTCGAAGGTGTCGAGCGCGTCGACCGCAAGATCGTTGTCACCTGCCCGCACTGCTTCAACACCCTGGGCCGCGAGTACCCGCAGGTCGGCGGCACCTACACCGTGGTGCACCACACCCAGCTGCTGAACCGCCTGATCCGCGACAAGAAGCTCGTCCCGGTCAAGCCGGTCGAGGGTGGGGCCAACGTCACCTACCACGACCCCTGCTACCTGGGCCGCCATAACAAGGTCTACGACGCTCCGCGTGAGCTCATCGGCGCCTCGGGCGCCCAGCTCACCGAGATGCCGCGCCACGCCGACCGCGGCCTGTGCTGCGGTGCGGGCGGCGCGCGGATGTGGATGGAAGAGCACATCGGCAAGCGCGTCAACCACGAGCGCGTCGACGAGGCGCTGGCGCTGGACCCGGCCAAGATCGCCACCGGCTGCCCGTTCTGCCGCGTCATGATCACCGACGGCGTCGGTGACCGGGAGAAGGCCGACGAGGTCGAGGTGCTCGACGTCGCTCAGCTGCTGCTGGGCACGCTGGACCTGAGCTCGGTGACGCTGCCGGAGAAGGGCGCCGCCGCGAAGGCTGCTGCCGCCGCGGCTCCGGTTGCGGCGCCGCCGGCGCCCAAGGCGGAGCCCGCGCCCGCTCCCGCCGAAACTGCGGAGCCGGCTGCAGCCGCTCCGGCAGCTCCGGTCAAGGAGGCCGCCCCGGTCAAGGGTCTGGGCATCGCGGGCGGGGCCAAGCGCCCCGGCGCCAAGAAGGCTGCCGCACCGGCAGCCGAGGCTGCTCCGGCCGCTGAAGCACCTGCGACTGAGGCTCCGACTGCTGCGGCCGCGCCCGTCAAGGGCCTGGGCATCGCATCCGGCGCCAAGCGTCCGGGGGCCAAGAAGGCGGCAGCGGCACCGGTGGCTCAGGCGGCTCCTGCCGCCGAAGCGCCGGCTGCCGAGGCTCCGGCACCCGCTGCTGAGGCTCCGGCGGCACCTGCTGTCCCCGTCAAGGGGCTGGGCATCGCCGCCGGCGCACGTCGACCGGGCGCCAAGAAGGCTTCTGCGCCAGCACCTTCCGCGCCCGCCGCGCCGGCACCGGCCGAAGCAGCGCCCGCTGCCGAACCCGCTCCCGCGGCGCAGACCACACCGGAACCGGCTGCCGATCCTGAACCGGCCGTCGAGGTCAAGGGACTCGGCATCGCCCGGGGTGCCCGACCGCCGGGCAAGAAGCGCTGA
- a CDS encoding maleylpyruvate isomerase family mycothiol-dependent enzyme, with product MHIADELITENAAFTELVCEADLSTTVPTCPDWTLGQLMRHVGRGDRWSAQIVAEQAMDVIDPRTVANGKPPEGRDAELAWLHQGPQLLLQAVAETGADTLVWTFLGPRPAKWWLRRRLHETAVHRADAALALGAGYYLAPALAADGISEYLERVVVRADQEGPGWGDRPLFDGQSLHLHATDPGLGEVGEWTILGRPDGIAVDHEHGKATTALRGPARDLLLAIVRRGAVADLDIEMFGDPHLWDTWLARTPF from the coding sequence ATGCACATTGCCGATGAGCTGATTACGGAGAACGCGGCCTTCACCGAGCTCGTCTGCGAAGCAGACCTGTCGACCACGGTGCCGACCTGCCCGGACTGGACGCTGGGCCAACTCATGCGCCATGTCGGGCGCGGTGATCGCTGGAGCGCCCAGATCGTGGCCGAACAGGCGATGGACGTCATCGACCCGCGCACGGTCGCCAATGGAAAGCCACCCGAAGGCCGGGACGCCGAGCTGGCGTGGCTGCACCAGGGACCGCAGCTCCTCCTGCAGGCGGTCGCCGAGACCGGCGCGGACACCCTGGTATGGACCTTCCTGGGACCCCGACCGGCGAAGTGGTGGCTTCGGCGTCGGCTGCATGAAACCGCCGTGCACCGCGCCGACGCCGCCCTGGCGTTGGGAGCCGGTTACTACCTCGCCCCGGCACTGGCCGCCGACGGCATCAGCGAATACCTCGAGCGGGTGGTGGTCCGCGCCGACCAGGAGGGCCCGGGCTGGGGCGACCGGCCGCTGTTCGACGGGCAGTCGCTGCACCTGCACGCCACCGACCCCGGACTGGGCGAAGTCGGGGAGTGGACCATCCTGGGCCGCCCGGACGGGATCGCCGTCGACCACGAGCACGGCAAGGCCACCACGGCGCTGCGCGGCCCGGCGCGGGACCTGCTGCTGGCCATCGTGCGCCGCGGCGCGGTCGCCGACCTGGACATCGAGATGTTCGGTGATCCGCACCTCTGGGACACCTGGTTGGCACGCACGCCGTTCTGA